Genomic segment of Gasterosteus aculeatus chromosome 4, fGasAcu3.hap1.1, whole genome shotgun sequence:
TGGGCAAAACCCAAATTATATCACCACAAGATTAATTCTGTGTCTCGTTTCTGATGCATAGATGTAATGCTATGGCAACAATATCCCAATGACAATCGCATTGTAGAAAAGAAATCGGgttaaggaggaggagcaagaagGACATGGATTACAGTCAtcaaaataatacacacttgcaATGGTACACCAAGTATTTGAAATATACAGTAAAAGCATAGTTTTGGTTGAACTTACAGCAAACCAGACATGTGAAATCCTGTAATTCTTGCATTCCCCACATAGCAACAGTGTAAATCCTCGTTTTAATATCCACTTGGACAACCTTTggtaaaatattataaatatgttGAAAATGGCGTGCAGTTGCAAGTAaaaccacctctctctctcgctcgaaATCTCATGAGAACCTGAGCTAAAGAGTTTAATTgaacaattacacacaacaattaaatgttttgtataTTATAAAAAGGGCAAAATCATGAAATATTACTTTTTATGGAATGTTAGTGCCATAATAAGAGTGTGACACAATTTGTCTTAGATGAAGTGCATgaacagatatatatatatatatatatatatatatatatatatatatatatatttatatattagttTGTATACAGCGTATGTGTCTTCATAGTCAATTCAATATCTTAGATTAAGTGAATATAACATTCTGTCTTACTAAATTATCCTCTCTTTTTCTGCCGTTCTCCTTTCACAGTTGGTTACACCATGAATGACTTGATCTTTGAGTGGCTGTCTGACAACCCGGTTCAGGTGGCTGATGATCTCACTCTCCCCCAGTTTGTGCTAAAGGAGGAGAATGATTTGGGCTACTGCACTAAGCATTACAACACAGGTAAATAACAAACTCCACGGATGGCGTCAAGAAACCAGCAACTTCACTTGGAAATTCCAATGTGTAACTGGGAATGCACCTTTACCATTCAGCCCGTTCTCCCAGTCACATCCCAACACTGTAAGCAACGCTAAGCAAGCCAGTTGAATGTACCGCGTCATGTATCTGCAGGCAAATTCACCTGCATTGAGGTGAAGTTCCACCTTGAACGTCAAATGGGCTACTACCTGATCCAGATGTACATCCCGTCCCTCCTCATTGTCATCCTCTCATGGGTGTCTTTCTGGATAAACATGGACGCTGCACCTGCCAGAGTGGGTCTGGGTATCACCACTGTACTGACGATGACCACGCAGAGCTCTGGTTCAAGGGCCTCGCTGCCGAAGGTGGGTCTTGGACAGTGGACAAGATGTTTGATTGCTTGAACATAGCGGAAGGTGgattctttgtttgtttactcAGTAAACTGATAAGCAAGAACCCAGAAATGTAGGACAGGGCTAAAagacttgttgttgttttttggggggggggagtaatcACAGTCTGTTTTAAAATCCGAGTCCATTCATGATTTTTTGCTTATTGTGTGAAAATCAATGGAGCACACAGCATTTAAGTAATAGAAATGAATAAACATCATATGCTGTTCTTCCTCCAATAAGGAAGCAGAGAGACACAGGCATGGCATAATACTATAATATCATCAAGAAGGttagtgaatgaatgaaaaggcaTTCTTCTGACATTTTGCATCAACATACTTGATACCAAAAAGTGACACATAAATTGGAAATAAACAACGTTTATGAGAGACTGTATTCTACCTTCACGATGGGAAATGCCATTTTCTTATTGGCTAAAATAGGGTTTTGACAACattctgttttcttaaatttgcCACAAACAATTTCAAGAAAGGATATGTTAATTATGGGGATTTCGgatattttaatttgaaggattttaaagAGGATTATGAAATATTCAGTACTTGTCTGTAAACCAAACAGAACTCTCTCTCAAAGCTCTTTCTCTTGCTACCCAAATatgaaaaagaatattttaaacaaagaGGACAACGATGGAAGGAAAAGGTAAATGATAACATTATTCGGCTAAACAGAACATTGTAGtaagatttattttaaaactagTCAGCAGGTGGTCAACATGTTACCACAGCAACAACAGACTTGTTAACACCATCAACCTAAGCCCAAAAAACGCGTGACAGCCGAAGACTGTAACATGTAAGAGACAAAAGTATCCACACAATGCAGGTTCATGGAGCGTTGCTGATCCGCTGCGACGCGTATTCGCCGTTGAATGACATAGAACCTTAAGTCTTGAGCCGTGACCCTGTCTCCTGGCTATGTGTCAACTGCCCACAAACCCACTGACTCATTGCGATTCTAGGTCCTCCCAAAGACGTGTGTCACTACGTGCCAGAGCGGAGGAATGGTTAGATCACGAAAGCGCCCACGGATTATCCGTTAGCCTCATTGATTTTCTTGTAAATTGCCGTGACCTCATCTATTTCCCAGGTGTCCTACGTGAAGGCCATCGACATTTGGATGGCGGTGTgccttctgtttgtgtttgccgCCCTGCTGGAATATGCAGCAGTGAATTTTGTCTCAAGGCAACACAAGGAGTTCATCAGGCTGAAGAAAAGGCAGCGGCAGCAAAGAATAGTAAGTGTAAATCACATACAAAATCAAATACATAAATCGCTGAAACAGACCGATATTGCAGCGGCATTTAAAAAGGTAGCAAGCATGAGGaagccttacacacacacacacacacataaatacactcCAGTCCCTGTCAGCCTTTATAACATTAACTAATGCCTATTCTTATTTTTGGCTGCTGTATATCCAGGAACTGACAGCACCAACACGCTACAGCTGGCTGTCGTATCACATGAGGCAATAGTTGAGGCCCGTTCGTTTCAGTTAAGCTTGTTTCCATCAGGAGCACAACCTGTGACGAGCCCCCACCATCCTTTTCCCATCCGTCACTACATGCGTCACAGAGCAAAgccgaaccaccaaccctgcccCAGTGGGATACCCTCACCCCCCATTCACAGTGCAACACGTACATTTCTGTAGTCTTAGTGAGGCACTTTGACTACATCTCTCATGCTATTGTATAACAACGTTTCGGTAAATTCTTTGAACAGACAATTAGCCAGCAACATaaattgcttttgttttcttgaaatacttttcttaaaaaaatgttttggttaCCATGTTGGAAACAATTTTCACACCAATATTATGAGTCAACCTTGTAACATGACTGCATCGCTTCATATTTTGTATCCAAACGCGCAGGAAACTTCAATTGTGGAAagtcacacagaaacaaaacagtcTTAAACTTGCTTTTCCGCAGACCATCAGTGGACAAAACTGattttggttgaaaaaaaaaaaagacgataaGAAAAGGCCATACAGCTTGTAAGTTGCCGGATAAAAGTGTTTACAGCTGAGGGACCGTTTTGTTTGAAAATCCCATTAAACAGCTCACTGGCCAGGCAGCGTCCCAGACTCATGGGAAAGTTCCCTTGTAAAAGGCAGAAGAGTCCAGCAGATTTATCAGGCAGTGTGCCTTCCTGCATCgatgagggaaagagagaaaaggtctACCCGTGTTCACATTAGTTGCACAATTACTCCCACTCAGGAGTTTTAGGGACACAAACTATCCATCTGATTGGCATTGATGCACAACTGAACGCAGAGAGAGTTTGGGATCTGATGGAGGGTACTAATCTCAGACATGGTTTATCTATGCACTTTCAGCGCTGTGATTCATAGCTCTGGCGATCTCTGAGCGTAGAATATCCGCACTGTGGAAATTTCCAAAATATGTGCTTTAACTGAtagtatttaaataaatgaaatgacttAAGGGTTAGTCTTGGAAGCCATTTCCCTAAATGAACAGCCACTGATGATGCCCCATAACGTCACACTCACAGTGCCTCTTTAAAAGCTGAGAGCATCGGACTTTGAAGTCTGCATATTTAATAACTTTATGTTTGGCGTGGCGTAGGttcatttcttctttaaatgaaGCACGGGGAGTTCTTGTTCTTTACAAAATGCTAAGAGCCACGGCCAAAACTTTTGGAGAAACTTGTGttgaattaatatttttttgtatagGAGACTACTAAAGTCTTGTTTTGCTActaaagatgaaataaaaggaCCAATAACTCTTATTTCAATGTGTCTACCTTCCTTTTCAACGGAGGTTTTTGCAAGTCAGCCTGGCAGTGTTGAGTCGTTGCGGAAAGTGAATGACCTCCCCGGTAACAGTCAACAATCAGCCTACAGGAACCTGAATCAGCACTGCAGCGCCTGTGCCAGGGTAAAACATTTAACCCTTTGTCAAGCCTGACCTTCAACACAATTTTTGTCCATGCCTGCATTCTTCCAAATTGATTGTGTACTTTAAACATACCGTGGTATTTCTGCCACATGCTAAACCTACCTTGTGCTGATCTCGCCCCGTCACTGATGCCTGCTCCTACAGACCTTCTGCCCGTTTATACAAATATTACTAGCGTGGAATTATTGCCCTTCTTGTCCCCCCCAATGTGTATCCCGTTCAAGTCTAATCTTAAATTCAAAATGTCGTCCATTACGTTTTTCCGAGTACGTTGGCATTCACCGATGGCAAAACTGTTCATTTTAACTACACaatatgaaaaataacagtTATACATTTTTATCGTTGCCTTATTGACGGGACTTGGGGGAGAATGTTGACACAACTCGCATATGACAACTTTGAAGGTAGAGCAAACAACTGGTGtcccgttagcttagcatagcataaaGGCAGGAAACCGGCTAGAGGAAAGTGCTTGCTTGGTTGCATCACTGGTAGTAAATCCTTGATCTACATTTCGGGAATTATGAGAATAAGGGCATTTATTAAACTATTTTGAGGGGATTTAGTTTGTTTTCAGCATTTTTGATatcttgaaaaagaaaatattttcactGAAGAATAATTAGTCTCGGCTGATCTTGAGCCAACAAATCGCAGTGTGTAGCTGCTCCTGAGAGCACGGTAGATGATCAACTATTAGCTTTATGCTCATGTATGATTTTAGGAAAAGGTAGGAGGGATAATTAAGCTTTGCTAGAAGGGCTACAGCTCACTATCCTCTGGTTGTGTGGTGCAGTGAGTCTCTGAGGCAGCAGATCGTAACTCACGGTACGTAATAGGAAGGCAGAGGAAGATTacagtatattatatattaagtcTGTTTTAGCTAAACACCGTAGGTGCACCAAGGGAGGTGTTGACAGAGCGTTTAAAAAGCACGCTTTCAAGGCACGTCAATTACATCACGCTTTCCTCTGCTAAAGTGAATCTCTCAAATGGGCAGAGAACAGTTAGAGTTAAGCTGCATGTCTGTTGATATTCTCTTTAATAAAAAGGTACAATGTCTCATTTGCTGTCTTTGGGTGGGGGAAAGATGATAAGCATTTTCAAAGGTCTATCATTCTGCAATGTTGAAGAGCTGGAAGGCAGAGATGGAGGTTAATATTTGAATttactttcagaataaaattcCTTTATTCCTCTCAATGATGATGTCCTTTGATTGCTCCATGTGTCATAGAAACTTCAACAAGCTTAAAGGTTCGCTTTCCAAAACTAACACCATATCTATTGCCCCGGCACAGCTCTAAAAATCAGCTAATGTTCTAATGGCAACGACGCTGTGGGTTTGGTTCGGCGATATCAGTTGCAACCACGGTATTAGAGCACAAAAGACATTCTCTGCGCATCAAAGCATGACTCCACAATATAGCAAATAGTTGTGTTATATTGTGCTGCGAATATCACATTTAGCACCTTTGAGGAGAGCAACAGAGGCTGGTGACACTTAGTTTGTGCTTCCTGTGTATTAACAGTGCATGTGtgaagaatttaaaaaagcGGTACGTCGTATAAAGACACGACAGTACTCTGAAGGTATCTTGTTTCCGTCTGTCCCTATCCAGACAAAAATAGCAGCAATTACAGGTTTACCTTATATAAATTACATTGTGTCATGgagttaagtttttttttttttttacattaacatGAACCAGAGACAAACATTGTAACCCCTTAAGTCAAATGTtcatgctttctttcttttgtgctGTTGCATCCCAAACGCAATTGGTAATCAGCCACGTAGAGGAAACGTAAAATGATAAAAGCTAATTTGGGTCGACAGCAAGAGGGCCAAATCTTATTTTTCCTATGCTTGAttccacaggaggaggagctggtgaGGGAAAGCCGTGGTTTTTACTTCAGGGGTTATGGACTGGGCCACTGCCTGCAGAACAAGGATGGTGCCGCCGTGGAGGGAGCCGCTGTGTTCACcccgccgcctcctcttccacctccaatTACCCTGTACGATGGAGAGGTACTTCACAAGCGCTTTGTGGACCGGGCCAAGCGCATCGACACCATATCTAGAGCCATCTTTCCCTTGAGCTTCCTTATATTCAACATCTTCTACTGGTTCACCTATAAAGTGCTGCGACACGAGGACCTCCATGCAAATTTGTAGAACGCTTTCAACCGGCTCTAGTCGCTACTTCTCCCCTCGCCCTCACAACCAAAACTGCCTGTCATAATCGACATTACAATGGAGGAAAAATGTGTGGGGAGACTTATTGTCTACTGTGTAAAACCATTGCTGGAAACTGTGTGCTCAGGTGCGTCTTTGGGATCTCAGACAAAGTGATCAAGCTAAATGACCTGGTTAAGCTGCGTGGATTCACGGCCGGCGTTGGCGATGCTCTCTCGTCTCTGTCTGATACTGTCTGATTACATCAGAGACAAAACACTACTGGTACTTTTGTGGCTTCATGACCTTTGTGTGAGATGATGAGAGAAGTCGATGTTGATCCTGGCAGGATGTACTGACTTGAATTTTGACACTACTCAtctttaaatgaatgttttcgAAAACTCAAAAGATAAAAAGGTCTTTTTTACACCTTTAGATTATACAGGTACAAATGGGTGCAGAGGGAGTCTGAGATTTAATACTTATTAAGTGGTGACATTTCAattcatattatatataacagTGTATAAagtgtatatttaaaaaataagctGTTCATTTAACTGCACAAAGCACAAATATGTATTTCCTTTTgtcaaaatttaaataaattgttACTCTGCGAGGAAACTTGATATTATTTGTTGCTGaagatttttatatttattactttCAAGTCGGTCAGAGTATATACATCAAACACCACCCCATCAACTCCAAATCCcaagaggaaaaagggaaaaacctTTAACccacaataaaatgaattgaaagttTTGCAGATGCTAAAGAAGTTCACATTTGTGGTTAAAGGTCTTGTGAAACCCTACTTGCACAATCCATCTTTGAGGAATCTGAAGGAAAATCTTGAGAAAAATAGCTGCAATTTCTTCGGACCGGCTTTGAAGGTGTGGAAATGCAAGGATCCAGTATGGGGGGGGCGgtttgagggaggggggcattgCCGGCAAGGAAGGATGAATGAGTTTTTTTAATGGGAAATCCGGAGTGTTTTATCAACTAATGAGTTTGAAAGGGGCTTGGTGTTCCACCGCTAATGACAATGAATTCAGAGAGGCAGCTGGAGCCTACTGTCCTTTTGTCGGCAATCCTAATCAACTCCTCTGTATTGTACGTCTCCCCAGGTAAtgaaaaagagtgtgtgtgtgtgtgtgcttccaaGCACACCTTTGTTTCCACTCTGTCCTCTCGCCATATTTATATAGATTTCTGTTTTACTGTATCCATATTATCCTTTTCAATCACAGCCTACTGAGGTGAAATGAGGGAGATTCTGTTGCAGAggtttatgagcattggtggcaTATACGCGCAAAGGCCCAGATCGGAACGCTGGCAATGATGTGACATTTTACACACAACTAGAAAGTGAAAGAAAGTATTTATGGAGATGAATATTAGATGTAATAATGGATAGATTAATTACCTTTATCTTTGCGCTGAATGTGGGGCATATATATCCATTTGTCTTTGGAGCATAAAGAGGCGAAAGGGAGAAGCcgacttctccttctccttccccttGACATATTCACTCAAATGCTTAGTTTAACAGAATGTGTGCATGTCCAAATTGGCTGTTGCCCTTTagtcaaaatgacaaaaaaagaaaactctgtaaaaaaagtttttctgtaaaaaaaattaattggACTTTCAAATTCATAATTTACTTTGTTAATCAATTATCTAAAATGGTTAAATTCTTAAACCTTGTACAaatgcaaaaatgaaaagaaatttaCTTTAATGTTTTATACAGACTTGGaaccattctttttttctcaaaaattGGATGAGAGCTtgaaggaaaagggggggggggggaagctatTGATATCCCCAACTATGTTTTCATATAATTCAATAATCACCAGGAAGAGTCAGTGCATTGCACTTAGAAGGATTCCTTCATGTCAACATGGGGCGGGGGGCTCTGCAGACAGCCCTTGTCTTTCATGAAGGTTGTACAACTCTGTTGCACATTAAACAGAGCAGGTTGTGTAGTGAGGTTCCGCTGGTTGCAATCAGCAACTTCATTAGATGCCACTTAATCCCACAGACTCCTCATTTAAGTTTTAATTTAACGCTCCTACGCTACAAATAATCATCTATGCCCTAAAACAAAAGGCAGTACCAGTAACGTCGCTTTGGTAACTTCTCGCCTCTTCCTGTCGTAGTATTGTTGCAATAATAATGAGAAAAACAGCACATTTGTGGCACTATGAGAAGCTTTCCTAAACCTGGCTGACAGGTGCAAAATAGACTCATAATTCTGAGCACATAACGCTTCCAGAAAACAGCATGTCCCCTCACAATGTGTATCATTTCAAGGACACGGAAAGATTGATGGATTACAATATTTTTAGGATCTTCACTCAGCGGAGCGGATTCACACGCCAGCTTTCATTGCACACCAAATCCCAGGAGCGTTATGTCAAATACACCCCCACAACCTGTCACAAGGGACCAGAGAATACCAGAGCTATCAGACCatctaattaaaaaagaaaccagTATCAACTCAAAAATTCATCACATTTTCAACATGACCCTGACGCTGTGGTGTGtgttgctgaatatttgaagaGTTATTGAAAGACACATTTACTCTCAAGTCATCCAATGGTgtacaaccaaaaaaaaaaaaaaacattagcagGGGGAGAAAAGAGTGAACATTTGGTGTCACTGCTGGTCATTATTTCTAAGGCATGCCCTTGTTTTCTCTGGGTAACCCTCTGGATTCCCCCCCTCGTCATTTTAGCTGCGCTAAAACTGATGTGTGAGCTTTGAGAAAGCAGAAGACTTGCTGTCCCTTAGAGCCACtggcttcttctccttttcaaaACTAAAATATTACAGGTGTCGGCGTGTTGTAGTGGCGAATAAAATCTCTTGCACCCATCATTAGGATATACTCCTGGCATCTGTAGGAAACTGTAGCCTGAGACGAGTGCTGGATGAAAACCGCAGCCGAGGGgaatatatttgtttcttttgacaGTGGTATAGCAGTGAGACAACGCTAGACATGTTAAATTTAAATATAGGGGTGTAAACAAAGGAAAGCGCTTGCTCCACGCAGCAGTTATGGATGTAAATCTCCCATGTGGGTCTTTACACTGTAAATACTTTGGTTTATGCCAAAAGTCCTGTCTAGCCATTGCTTTATGCTCAAATTCTACACACGCattcatatatacacacatattattttatatttaaaagttaTTATTCTACAGCatccattaaaacaaaaaagtttcAGTAAAACCTTgattaactttttatttcacttaagCAGATCCAAAGTGTTGCTGTTACCTGATACTTTCAGTTAATAATGGAATGTAAAGCCATTGACTTTCACTACAAAATGATCCCGTTAACACCCCAGGGTaagaaatgagaaatgtgtGCAGTTTTGTTCAAAATTTTCTTGAACATAGAACAGATATTTCCTgtgtattttgtcttttcaaGCTTTGCTTTGAGGGCTTAAACCAAAAGATAACGGTTTGTACTCTGAGATGATGAAGAAGCGATGTTGCAACAACATTCCTGAAGCGGACTGGAGTGTGTTGGCAGGATGTTGTGGCGATAGCGACAAATTGCGAAAGCCATGAAACATTTCTGCTGCTCTTGCATCTACGGCAGcatattttttgcttttttttaatgttccacTAGATTTATTCTCTGAATTCAAGCTTAGTAGACACTTTCTACTCTAACAACACGCCGCCAACAGACAACCTTTTAACATCAGCCAGATAGCCCATGTAAGCACAAAGCAAAGGACGCTGAGAAGAGTTGACAAGCCCGGTTTGTCCACCCAATTTGCAGGACTCAAGAAGGTTGATGTTCCAGTGTGATTATTCCTCATAGCAGGTCAGATTAGCACCCACGCTGCTCAATTTATAACCCTTTTCTCACCTTGAATTACATCTAGAAATCAAAGTTTCTTAATTTTGTCCACCCTTTTTG
This window contains:
- the glra4a gene encoding glycine receptor, alpha 4a isoform X2, yielding MLPQVIRILYVWFFCCFQGGFIRLSSCKEETKPPGRAGPQLSPSDFLDKLMGRTSGYDARIRPNFKGPAVNVTCNIFINSFGSITETTMDYRLNVFLRQKWNDPRLAYSEYPDDSLDLDPSMLDSIWKPDLFFANEKGANFHEVTTDNKLLRIFQDGSVLYSIRLTLTLSCPMDLKNFPMDTQTCTMQLESFGYTMNDLIFEWLSDNPVQVADDLTLPQFVLKEENDLGYCTKHYNTGKFTCIEVKFHLERQMGYYLIQMYIPSLLIVILSWVSFWINMDAAPARVGLGITTVLTMTTQSSGSRASLPKVSYVKAIDIWMAVCLLFVFAALLEYAAVNFVSRQHKEFIRLKKRQRQQRIEEELVRESRGFYFRGYGLGHCLQNKDGAAVEGAAVFTPPPPLPPPITLYDGEVLHKRFVDRAKRIDTISRAIFPLSFLIFNIFYWFTYKVLRHEDLHANL
- the glra4a gene encoding glycine receptor, alpha 4a isoform X1; the protein is MLPQVIRILYVWFFCCFQGGFIRLSSCKEETKPPGRAGPQLSPSDFLDKLMGRTSGYDARIRPNFKGPAVNVTCNIFINSFGSITETTMDYRLNVFLRQKWNDPRLAYSEYPDDSLDLDPSMLDSIWKPDLFFANEKGANFHEVTTDNKLLRIFQDGSVLYSIRLTLTLSCPMDLKNFPMDTQTCTMQLESFGYTMNDLIFEWLSDNPVQVADDLTLPQFVLKEENDLGYCTKHYNTGKFTCIEVKFHLERQMGYYLIQMYIPSLLIVILSWVSFWINMDAAPARVGLGITTVLTMTTQSSGSRASLPKVSYVKAIDIWMAVCLLFVFAALLEYAAVNFVSRQHKEFIRLKKRQRQQRIVFASQPGSVESLRKVNDLPGNSQQSAYRNLNQHCSACAREEELVRESRGFYFRGYGLGHCLQNKDGAAVEGAAVFTPPPPLPPPITLYDGEVLHKRFVDRAKRIDTISRAIFPLSFLIFNIFYWFTYKVLRHEDLHANL